A window from Kovacikia minuta CCNUW1 encodes these proteins:
- a CDS encoding NupC/NupG family nucleoside CNT transporter gives MPWLNLLSLVGIIGFCAIAWLSSENRQAISWRVIFWGIGLQLVLALLVFLVPFTRSVVVLVNDAVNSVLDVVEAGSRFVFGSVLVPDSANVPGPVLAGRWIARAITPPYVPVPGDRLNPDNINMGYIFAFRALPTIIFFSALMSLGYTLRLVQPIVNWFAHIFRRSMNLSGAEALSGAANIFLGIEATLVVRPYLVNMTRSELCAVLTCCFGSLASNVLGLYAQFMRPVFPNITGHLISASIMSIPACFVMSKLLVPEVEVPKTLGQVLEETPDAPVEEAETSNGTVTDLTRISPMESLVIGAMDGVRLAIAIAALLIAVLGLVAIINLFFNNLASLASSQNPVLQGIGRIFQVVTLQNILAALYLPLTFLTGVSLNPQELWQASSVIGRRLLETEVSSFAQLASLTSQGAIGDRAVVVVSYALSGFALIPSVGIFVGGLIGLIPSRRKDITELGWKALWAATLATMMLGAVAGVFDFGSAAILGR, from the coding sequence ATGCCCTGGTTAAATCTCTTATCTCTTGTAGGAATCATTGGTTTTTGTGCGATCGCCTGGTTAAGTTCTGAAAATCGGCAGGCAATTTCCTGGCGCGTCATTTTCTGGGGCATTGGGTTGCAATTGGTGCTGGCATTGCTGGTGTTTCTGGTGCCTTTTACCCGTAGTGTTGTTGTGCTGGTTAACGATGCGGTGAATTCGGTGTTGGATGTGGTCGAAGCGGGTTCCCGATTCGTTTTTGGTTCAGTGCTGGTGCCGGATTCTGCAAATGTACCAGGTCCAGTGCTGGCAGGGCGCTGGATCGCCAGAGCAATTACACCGCCCTACGTACCTGTACCTGGCGATCGCCTCAATCCCGATAACATCAACATGGGGTACATCTTTGCCTTTCGGGCATTACCCACGATTATCTTTTTCTCGGCATTAATGTCCCTTGGCTACACCCTGCGGTTGGTCCAACCCATTGTTAATTGGTTCGCTCATATTTTCCGACGCAGCATGAACTTGAGCGGGGCAGAGGCATTAAGTGGCGCTGCCAACATTTTCCTGGGGATTGAAGCGACGCTGGTGGTGCGTCCCTACCTGGTCAACATGACTCGCAGTGAGCTGTGTGCTGTTCTGACCTGTTGTTTTGGTAGCCTTGCCTCAAATGTGTTGGGACTCTACGCCCAGTTTATGCGTCCAGTCTTTCCGAACATTACGGGGCACCTGATTTCTGCCTCCATCATGTCAATTCCAGCTTGCTTTGTAATGTCCAAGCTGTTGGTACCAGAGGTGGAAGTTCCTAAAACCCTGGGACAGGTGCTTGAAGAAACACCGGATGCACCTGTGGAGGAAGCCGAAACCAGTAACGGAACGGTCACGGATCTGACCCGTATCAGCCCGATGGAGAGTTTGGTGATTGGGGCGATGGATGGGGTGAGACTCGCGATCGCGATCGCCGCTCTGCTGATTGCAGTCCTGGGGTTGGTTGCGATTATCAATTTGTTTTTTAATAATCTGGCATCTCTGGCATCTAGCCAAAATCCCGTTCTCCAGGGCATTGGTAGGATTTTTCAAGTAGTCACTCTGCAAAACATTCTGGCTGCCCTCTATCTGCCGTTGACCTTTCTAACGGGTGTCTCGCTTAATCCCCAGGAACTCTGGCAGGCATCTTCAGTAATTGGGCGGCGATTGTTGGAAACGGAGGTTTCCTCCTTTGCCCAACTGGCAAGCTTGACCAGTCAGGGGGCAATTGGCGATCGAGCCGTGGTCGTTGTTAGCTATGCCCTTTCCGGCTTTGCCCTTATCCCCTCTGTGGGAATTTTTGTGGGTGGGTTGATTGGTCTCATTCCTTCCCGCCGTAAGGACATCACCGAATTGGGTTGGAAAGCGCTTTGGGCAGCAACCTTAGCAACTATGATGCTGGGGGCAGTCGCAGGTGTGTTTGATTTTGGCAGTG
- a CDS encoding DUF2079 domain-containing protein, whose product MPPMDHGLFNQLFWNNLHRNFFQSSLTGGNSAATLLRGSIPPVSFVHLGQHFVIDFLLWLPIYALFPSPITLIVLQVSLITVAGIVLYTLARHYLQPRLALMVTASYYGAGAVIGPTFANFYEQCQIPLFAFGMLLALEKQRWWFFWVLALLVLGIREDAGFITFSIGLYWLVSRRHPRVGILLCLLSFVYVTGVTNFVMPLFSKDVSQLYLSSRFKQFVPDIPEPSTLQVLWGMLTQPRQLLVSLFTPFDRRFFYLMGLWLPLAFVPVVSPAAWLAAGVPMLSILVQTGTTPFVLAVRYALSIVPGLFYGTILWWSVRDRQFPRFRRFWVVCIALSIIISIVSNPNRAFSFLIPDSVQPWVHVSLFRQWEHASHLWNLTEQIPDDVSVSTTSGIIPQLSGRREILRLPQMKLLNDQGQVAEMEYLLADFWLALQYPVAFRLDLVRLRQTVPLLDQLLATSTYGILDLQDGVVLMRKGVASNPEMLAAWKQFRQELVAALAPKN is encoded by the coding sequence ATGCCACCTATGGACCACGGGTTGTTTAACCAACTTTTTTGGAACAATCTGCACAGAAACTTTTTTCAAAGCTCCCTAACAGGAGGAAACTCTGCTGCAACCTTATTGCGGGGCAGCATTCCGCCTGTTTCTTTTGTCCATCTGGGGCAGCATTTTGTCATAGATTTTCTACTGTGGTTGCCGATTTATGCCCTTTTCCCTTCTCCAATCACTCTGATTGTGTTGCAGGTTAGCCTGATTACTGTTGCTGGAATCGTTCTCTATACCCTGGCACGGCATTACCTGCAACCCAGGTTGGCGCTCATGGTTACAGCGAGCTACTACGGAGCAGGTGCGGTAATTGGTCCAACCTTTGCCAATTTTTACGAGCAGTGTCAGATTCCCCTCTTTGCTTTTGGAATGTTGTTGGCACTGGAAAAGCAGCGCTGGTGGTTCTTTTGGGTGCTAGCTTTGTTGGTTTTGGGAATTCGGGAAGATGCAGGATTCATCACTTTCAGCATTGGGCTTTACTGGTTAGTCAGTCGGCGGCATCCCCGTGTCGGAATCCTACTCTGTCTTCTGAGTTTTGTTTATGTGACTGGGGTGACGAATTTTGTCATGCCCCTGTTTTCCAAGGACGTTTCCCAACTCTATCTGTCGAGTCGGTTTAAACAATTTGTCCCGGATATTCCTGAGCCTAGCACTTTGCAGGTTCTCTGGGGAATGCTGACCCAACCCAGACAACTTCTGGTTAGCTTGTTTACACCCTTCGATCGACGGTTTTTTTACCTGATGGGACTGTGGTTACCACTGGCATTTGTTCCTGTAGTGTCTCCCGCTGCCTGGTTAGCCGCTGGGGTTCCAATGCTGTCGATTCTGGTGCAAACGGGTACCACTCCCTTTGTGTTGGCGGTGCGCTATGCCCTGTCGATCGTGCCGGGTCTATTTTACGGCACGATTTTGTGGTGGTCTGTGCGCGATCGTCAATTTCCCCGATTTCGTCGGTTTTGGGTCGTTTGCATTGCGTTATCGATCATTATTTCAATTGTTTCCAATCCAAATCGGGCATTTTCCTTTCTCATCCCTGACTCTGTACAGCCCTGGGTGCATGTTTCCCTGTTCCGCCAGTGGGAACATGCCAGCCATCTTTGGAACTTAACGGAGCAAATTCCTGATGATGTCAGTGTTTCAACCACAAGTGGCATTATTCCTCAACTGTCAGGGCGGCGAGAAATTCTTCGCCTGCCCCAAATGAAATTGCTCAACGACCAGGGACAGGTGGCGGAAATGGAATATTTACTGGCAGATTTCTGGTTGGCTTTGCAATACCCCGTCGCTTTTCGGTTAGACCTTGTGCGTCTGCGCCAAACCGTTCCATTGCTCGATCAATTGCTTGCCACTTCCACCTATGGAATTTTGGATTTGCAAGATGGTGTTGTTCTGATGCGGAAGGGTGTTGCTTCTAACCCTGAAATGTTGGCAGCCTGGAAACAGTTTCGGCAAGAACTGGTCGCAGCTTTGGCACCCAAAAACTAG
- a CDS encoding DUF2079 domain-containing protein, whose translation MGTALQKSLHAWKDQPELKKLLLLTAIFFGFMLVFSLNRYYTFYASYDQGIFNQVFWNSLHGRFFQSSLTSGISIGVTEDGKIPTVSFLHLAHHFVPNFLLWLPLYALFPGSATLIVLQVVLMTAGGGVLYVLARHYLQPGLSLMITASYFGAIAVIGPTFANFYEHSQIPLFTFGLLLAMEKRRWGVFWLLTVLVLGIREDAGFMLFSIGLYLLFSRRYPRVGLILCLLSFTYVTVVTNLVIPRFSDSNDVSRMHLANRFRQFVQGNPDPSTLQVLWGMLTHPIEVIKSLFTPLDRRLFYLFRQWLPLAFVPALSPSAWVLAGVPLLSLFLQSGKSALSITIRYSLVVVPGLFYGAILWWSVYANRFKPRFRRFWAGCIALSIVFAVTANPNRAFSFLIPDSFVPWVYVPLTTQWQHAGTLRQQISLIPPDASVSATTHLIPQLSGRRAILRLPMMQIRDDQGKVVEMDYLIADLWQLERYQVAFSFERQRLEEIVLLVDTLLKQNRYGILGFKEGVIVMQKGVPSNPMLRAEWNRLRQGIGG comes from the coding sequence ATGGGCACAGCGCTTCAAAAGTCCCTGCATGCATGGAAGGATCAGCCTGAGCTGAAAAAGCTGCTGCTCCTGACAGCGATTTTCTTTGGCTTCATGCTGGTTTTTTCGCTCAATCGTTACTATACGTTCTATGCTTCTTACGACCAGGGAATTTTTAACCAGGTTTTTTGGAACAGCTTGCACGGGCGTTTCTTTCAAAGCTCCCTGACGAGTGGGATTTCGATCGGGGTCACTGAGGACGGTAAGATTCCCACCGTGTCTTTTCTGCATCTGGCACATCATTTCGTCCCCAATTTTTTGCTCTGGCTGCCGCTGTACGCGCTCTTTCCTGGCTCAGCTACCCTGATTGTGCTTCAGGTCGTACTGATGACAGCGGGTGGTGGTGTTCTCTACGTATTGGCGCGGCACTATCTGCAACCGGGACTGTCTCTGATGATCACTGCCAGCTACTTTGGGGCGATCGCGGTAATTGGTCCCACCTTTGCCAACTTCTACGAACATTCCCAGATTCCGTTATTCACCTTTGGGTTACTGCTGGCAATGGAAAAGCGGCGCTGGGGAGTTTTCTGGCTACTGACAGTGCTGGTCTTAGGGATTCGGGAAGATGCAGGGTTCATGTTGTTTAGCATTGGCCTTTACTTACTGTTTAGCCGTCGCTATCCCCGTGTGGGGTTGATTCTGTGTTTGCTCAGCTTCACCTACGTTACGGTGGTCACGAACCTGGTTATTCCGCGATTTTCCGATTCTAATGACGTGTCCCGTATGCACCTGGCAAATCGGTTCCGACAATTTGTGCAGGGCAATCCTGATCCGTCTACATTGCAAGTACTCTGGGGCATGTTGACGCATCCGATCGAAGTGATTAAGAGTCTATTCACGCCCCTCGATCGGCGGCTGTTTTACCTGTTCAGGCAATGGTTACCACTGGCATTTGTGCCTGCTCTATCCCCTTCTGCCTGGGTCTTAGCAGGAGTTCCCCTGTTATCCCTATTTCTACAGTCGGGAAAATCGGCACTGTCAATTACGATTCGCTATTCGCTAGTAGTTGTTCCGGGGTTATTTTACGGTGCAATTTTGTGGTGGTCTGTTTATGCTAACCGTTTCAAACCCAGGTTTCGCCGCTTTTGGGCAGGTTGCATTGCTTTGTCGATCGTGTTTGCGGTCACGGCCAACCCAAATCGGGCGTTTTCCTTTCTCATTCCCGACTCCTTTGTACCCTGGGTGTATGTCCCGCTTACAACGCAATGGCAGCATGCAGGTACACTTCGACAGCAAATCAGCCTGATTCCCCCCGATGCTAGTGTTTCGGCAACCACCCACCTGATTCCACAACTCTCTGGTCGGCGAGCGATTTTGCGGTTACCAATGATGCAAATCCGCGATGATCAAGGGAAAGTTGTTGAGATGGATTACCTGATAGCCGATTTGTGGCAACTGGAGCGCTATCAAGTTGCTTTTTCGTTTGAACGACAACGACTTGAGGAAATCGTGTTATTAGTTGACACACTTCTGAAGCAAAATAGGTACGGAATTCTGGGTTTTAAAGAGGGGGTAATTGTGATGCAGAAGGGTGTTCCATCTAACCCGATGTTACGGGCTGAATGGAACAGGTTGCGGCAAGGAATTGGGGGGTAG